In Aegilops tauschii subsp. strangulata cultivar AL8/78 chromosome 3, Aet v6.0, whole genome shotgun sequence, one genomic interval encodes:
- the LOC109773310 gene encoding DNA-damage-repair/toleration protein 111, translating to MLGGLYGDLPPPTSAAGDEDKPTASVWSSATKMAPPTLRKPSATFAPPTSLLRNQHPRPAAAPKPSAVQQQQQPPHPLPLASAVTTTTAASFHPALVAVQSTVLEEYDPARPNDYEDYRKEKLKRAKDAEMKKELDRRRREDQERERERELREAEARLREEQSRASSLNISGEEAWKRRAAMSGAGGGATPQRASSPPHGDASGFSIPGSSSSGLGLGAGGQMTAAQRMMAKMGWKEGQGLGKQEQGITAPLVARKTDRRAGVIVDESSSRRPRSANFEGQPTRVVLLRNMIGPGEVDDELEDEIASECSKFGAVLRVLIFEITQADFPADEAVRIFVLFERTEESTKALVELEGRYFGGRIVHATFFDEGRFERNELAPMPGEVPGFD from the exons ATGCTGGGCGGATTATACGGCgacctcccgccgcccacctccGCGGCCGGCGACGAAGACAAGCCGACGGCCTCCGTCTGGTCGAGCGCCACCAAGATGGCGCCGCCGACCCTCCGCAAGCCCTCCGCGACCTTCGCCCCTCCCACGTCCCTCCTTAGGAACCAGCacccccgccccgccgccgctccCAAGCCCAGCgccgtgcagcagcagcagcagccgccgcaccccctccccctcgcCTCCGCCGTCACCACCACCACCGCAGCCTCCTTCCACCCCGCCCTCGTCGCCGTGCAGTCCACCGTGCTCGAGGAGTACGACCCCGCCAGGCCCAACGACTACGAGGACTACCGCAAGGAGAAGCTCAAGCGGGCCAAGGACGCCGAGATGAAGAAGGAGCTCGACCGGAGGCGCCGCGAGGAccaggagagggagagggagcgCGAGCTGAGGGAGGCCGAGGCACGCCTGCGCGAGGAGCAGTCCAGGGCCTCCTCCCTCAACATATCCGGCGAGGAAGCCTGGAAGAGGAGGGCCGCCATgagcggcgctggcggcggcgctACTCCTCAGAGGGCCTCGTCTCCGCCCCACGGCGATGCCAGTGGCTTCTCCATCccaggctcctcctcctctggcttGGGCCTGGGCGCCGGCGGCCAGATGACCGCTGCCCAGAGAATGATGGCCAAGATGGGGTGGAAGGAAGGCCAGGGGCTCGGCAAGCAGGAGCAGGGAATCACAGCGCCTCTGGTCGCTAGGAAGACCGATCGGAGGGCAGGGGTTATTGTCGATGAGAGCAGTTCCAGGAGGCCCAGATCAGCCAACTTTGAAGGCCAGCCCACCAGAGTAGTGTTGCTGCGTAACATG ATTGGTCCGGGCGAGGTTGACGACGAGCTGGAAGATGAGATTGCCTCGGAATGCTCCAAGTTTGGGGCTGTGTTGCGCGTGCTGATATTCGAGATCACCCAGGCAGACTTCCCCGCGGACGAAGCAGTGAGGATCTTTGTGCTGTTCGAGAGGACAGAAGAGTCGACCAAGGCGTTGGTCGAACTGGAAGGCCGCTACTTTGGCGGACGCATAGTGCATGCCACCTTCTTCGACGAGGGAAGGTTTGAGAGGAACGAGCTTGCTCCGATGCCCGGGGAAGTACCAGGGTTCGACTAA